One segment of Macrotis lagotis isolate mMagLag1 chromosome 1, bilby.v1.9.chrom.fasta, whole genome shotgun sequence DNA contains the following:
- the SH2D3C gene encoding SH2 domain-containing protein 3C isoform X3, which translates to MTEVGRRYHTLGHRGVHSGLESGGDYVKFSKEKYILDSSPEKLHKELEEELKLSSTDLRSHAWYHGRIPREVSESLVQRNGDFLIRDSLTSLGDYVLTCRWHNQPLHFKVNKVMVKASENYTHIQYLFEQESFDHVPALVRYYVGSRKAVSEQSGAIIYCPINRTFPLRYLEASYGLGHSKSGGPASPSSQKGGHMKRRSVTMTDGLTADKITRGEGCPTSVSLPPHRDAIRNCALSMDQIPDLHSPMSPISESPGSPAYSTVTRTNVPGIPSAGMTPASPVIRRSSEPQLCPGNGTKPLSEPSNSVHPTPCHSYRQASPSPSLNSYSDPDSGHYCQLQPPIRGSRERVAPEPPTRLGGVKSYVERLKVEEGQHLIGGRAPENGPHEGDQGGGFMLPVIEVTSSFNPTTFQSLLIPKDNKPLEMSILKKVKELLADVDAKTLARHVTKVDCLVARILGVTKEMQGLMGVCSGMELLTLPHGRQLRLDLLERFHTMSIMLAVDILGCTGSTEERAALLHKTIQLAAELRGTMGNMFSFAAVMSALDMAQISRLEQTWMTLRQRHTEGAILYEKKLKPFLKSLNEGKDSPPLSNTTFPHVLPLITLLECDAAPAEGPEPWESTEHGVEVVLAHLEAARTVAHHGGLYHTNAEVKLQGFQALPELLEVFSTEFQMRLLWGSQGAASSQALRYEKFDKVLTALSHKLEPAVRSSEL; encoded by the exons ATGACGGAGGTTGGCAGGAGGTACCATACCCTGGGCCACAGAGG TGTCCATAgtggtctggaatcaggaggggaCTATGTAAAG ttctcAAAGGAAAAGTACATATTGGATTCTTCTCCGGAAAAACTTCACAAAGAACTGGAGGAGGAGCTCAAACTGAGCAGCACTGACCTCCGAAGCCATGCCTGGTACCATGGCCGAATTCCCCGAGAG GTCTCAGAGAGCCTGGTTCAAAGGAATGGTGACTTCCTCATTCGTGATTCCCTAACTAGCCTAGGTGACTATGTCCTCACCTGTCGCTGGCACAACCAACCCCTGCACTTCAAGGTCAACAAGGTTATGGTGAAGGCCAGTGAGAACTATACCCATATTCAATACCTCTTTGAACAAGAGAGTTTTGATCATGTGCCTGCCTTGGTCCGCTATTATGTGGGAAGCCGCAAGGCTGTATCTGAGCAAAGTGGAGCCATTATTTACTGTCCCATCAACCGCACCTTTCCATTGCGTTACCTGGAGGCCAGCTATGGGCTTGGTCACAGCAAGTCTGGGGGTCCTGCCAGTCCCTCCAGTCAGAAGGGAGGTCATATGAAGAGGAGAAGTGTCACCATGACCGATGGATTGACAGCAGACAAGATAACCAGGGGAGAGGGCTGCCCCACCAG TGTGTCTCTGCCCCCTCACCGTGATGCCATCCGAAACTGTGCCCTCAGCATGGACCAGATCCCAGACCTGCACTCCCCCATGTCTCCCATCTCTGAGAGCCCTGGATCACCAGCTTATTCCACTG TGACTCGCACAAATGTTCCAGGCATTCCATCTGCTGGCATGACACCTGCTTCCCCTGTCATCCGCCGTTCCAGTGAACCCCAGCTGTGCCCAGGAAATGGCACCAAGCCACTCAGTGAGCCAAGCAACAGCGTCCATCCCACCCCTTGTCATAGCTATCGCCAggcctccccatccccatccctcaACAGCTACAGTGACCCAGACTCTGGCCACTACTGCCAGCTTCAGCCACCCATAAGGGGCAGCCGAGAACGTGTGGCACCTGAACCCCCAACCCGCCTTGGTGGGGTAAAGAGCTATGTAGAACGACTGAAGGTGGAAGAAGGACAGCACTTGATAGGTGGACGGGCACCAGAGAATGGACCCCATGAAGGGGACCAGGGTGGAGGCTTCATGCTGCCTGTCATAGAGGTGACTTCTTCCTTCAACCCCACCACCTTCCAGTCATTATTGATTCCCAAGGACAACAAACCATTGGAGATGAGCATCCTTAAGAAAGTGAAAGAACTGCTTGCTGATGTGGATGCCAAGACATTAGCCCGGCATGTCACCAAAGTTGACTGTCTG GTTGCTAGGATACTGGGCGTTACCAAGGAGATGCAAGGGCTCATGGGAGTCTGCTCGGGCATGGAGCTGCTAACACTCCCCCACGGTCGGCAGCTCAGACTGGACCTGCTGGAACG GTTCCACACCATGTCCATCATGCTGGCTGTAGACATCCTGGGCTGCACAGGCTCCACAGAGGAGCGGGCAGCCCTGCTGCACAAGACCATTCAGCTGGCGGCAGAGCTCCGGGGAACTATGGGCAACATGTTCAGCTTTGCAGCAGTCATGAGTGCCTTAGACATGGCCCAG ATCTCACGACTAGAGCAAACCTGGATGACTCTGCGGCAGCGACACACAGAAGGGGCCATCCTCTATGAGAAGAAGTTGAAGCCCTTCCTGAAAAGCCTCAATGAAGGCAAAG ACAGCCCCCCACTGAGCAACACAACCTTCCCTCATGTGCTACCCCTCATCACCCTTCTGGAATGTGACGCTGCACCTGCAGAGGGCCCAGAGCCTTGGGAAAGCACAGAGCATGGTGTGGAAGTCGTCCTTGCCCACTTGGAGGCTGCCCGCACTGTCGCCCATCATGGAGGCCTGTACCACACCAATGCAGAGGTCAAGCTTCAGG
- the SH2D3C gene encoding SH2 domain-containing protein 3C isoform X4 has product MTERCSLWSALSAAACCFYRGSFVQFSKEKYILDSSPEKLHKELEEELKLSSTDLRSHAWYHGRIPREVSESLVQRNGDFLIRDSLTSLGDYVLTCRWHNQPLHFKVNKVMVKASENYTHIQYLFEQESFDHVPALVRYYVGSRKAVSEQSGAIIYCPINRTFPLRYLEASYGLGHSKSGGPASPSSQKGGHMKRRSVTMTDGLTADKITRGEGCPTSVSLPPHRDAIRNCALSMDQIPDLHSPMSPISESPGSPAYSTVTRTNVPGIPSAGMTPASPVIRRSSEPQLCPGNGTKPLSEPSNSVHPTPCHSYRQASPSPSLNSYSDPDSGHYCQLQPPIRGSRERVAPEPPTRLGGVKSYVERLKVEEGQHLIGGRAPENGPHEGDQGGGFMLPVIEVTSSFNPTTFQSLLIPKDNKPLEMSILKKVKELLADVDAKTLARHVTKVDCLVARILGVTKEMQGLMGVCSGMELLTLPHGRQLRLDLLERFHTMSIMLAVDILGCTGSTEERAALLHKTIQLAAELRGTMGNMFSFAAVMSALDMAQISRLEQTWMTLRQRHTEGAILYEKKLKPFLKSLNEGKDSPPLSNTTFPHVLPLITLLECDAAPAEGPEPWESTEHGVEVVLAHLEAARTVAHHGGLYHTNAEVKLQGFQALPELLEVFSTEFQMRLLWGSQGAASSQALRYEKFDKVLTALSHKLEPAVRSSEL; this is encoded by the exons ATGACGGAGCGCTGCAGCCTGTGGAGTGCTCTGTCAGCAGCGGCATGCTGCTTCTACCGGGGCTCCTTCGTGCAG ttctcAAAGGAAAAGTACATATTGGATTCTTCTCCGGAAAAACTTCACAAAGAACTGGAGGAGGAGCTCAAACTGAGCAGCACTGACCTCCGAAGCCATGCCTGGTACCATGGCCGAATTCCCCGAGAG GTCTCAGAGAGCCTGGTTCAAAGGAATGGTGACTTCCTCATTCGTGATTCCCTAACTAGCCTAGGTGACTATGTCCTCACCTGTCGCTGGCACAACCAACCCCTGCACTTCAAGGTCAACAAGGTTATGGTGAAGGCCAGTGAGAACTATACCCATATTCAATACCTCTTTGAACAAGAGAGTTTTGATCATGTGCCTGCCTTGGTCCGCTATTATGTGGGAAGCCGCAAGGCTGTATCTGAGCAAAGTGGAGCCATTATTTACTGTCCCATCAACCGCACCTTTCCATTGCGTTACCTGGAGGCCAGCTATGGGCTTGGTCACAGCAAGTCTGGGGGTCCTGCCAGTCCCTCCAGTCAGAAGGGAGGTCATATGAAGAGGAGAAGTGTCACCATGACCGATGGATTGACAGCAGACAAGATAACCAGGGGAGAGGGCTGCCCCACCAG TGTGTCTCTGCCCCCTCACCGTGATGCCATCCGAAACTGTGCCCTCAGCATGGACCAGATCCCAGACCTGCACTCCCCCATGTCTCCCATCTCTGAGAGCCCTGGATCACCAGCTTATTCCACTG TGACTCGCACAAATGTTCCAGGCATTCCATCTGCTGGCATGACACCTGCTTCCCCTGTCATCCGCCGTTCCAGTGAACCCCAGCTGTGCCCAGGAAATGGCACCAAGCCACTCAGTGAGCCAAGCAACAGCGTCCATCCCACCCCTTGTCATAGCTATCGCCAggcctccccatccccatccctcaACAGCTACAGTGACCCAGACTCTGGCCACTACTGCCAGCTTCAGCCACCCATAAGGGGCAGCCGAGAACGTGTGGCACCTGAACCCCCAACCCGCCTTGGTGGGGTAAAGAGCTATGTAGAACGACTGAAGGTGGAAGAAGGACAGCACTTGATAGGTGGACGGGCACCAGAGAATGGACCCCATGAAGGGGACCAGGGTGGAGGCTTCATGCTGCCTGTCATAGAGGTGACTTCTTCCTTCAACCCCACCACCTTCCAGTCATTATTGATTCCCAAGGACAACAAACCATTGGAGATGAGCATCCTTAAGAAAGTGAAAGAACTGCTTGCTGATGTGGATGCCAAGACATTAGCCCGGCATGTCACCAAAGTTGACTGTCTG GTTGCTAGGATACTGGGCGTTACCAAGGAGATGCAAGGGCTCATGGGAGTCTGCTCGGGCATGGAGCTGCTAACACTCCCCCACGGTCGGCAGCTCAGACTGGACCTGCTGGAACG GTTCCACACCATGTCCATCATGCTGGCTGTAGACATCCTGGGCTGCACAGGCTCCACAGAGGAGCGGGCAGCCCTGCTGCACAAGACCATTCAGCTGGCGGCAGAGCTCCGGGGAACTATGGGCAACATGTTCAGCTTTGCAGCAGTCATGAGTGCCTTAGACATGGCCCAG ATCTCACGACTAGAGCAAACCTGGATGACTCTGCGGCAGCGACACACAGAAGGGGCCATCCTCTATGAGAAGAAGTTGAAGCCCTTCCTGAAAAGCCTCAATGAAGGCAAAG ACAGCCCCCCACTGAGCAACACAACCTTCCCTCATGTGCTACCCCTCATCACCCTTCTGGAATGTGACGCTGCACCTGCAGAGGGCCCAGAGCCTTGGGAAAGCACAGAGCATGGTGTGGAAGTCGTCCTTGCCCACTTGGAGGCTGCCCGCACTGTCGCCCATCATGGAGGCCTGTACCACACCAATGCAGAGGTCAAGCTTCAGG
- the SH2D3C gene encoding SH2 domain-containing protein 3C isoform X2, translating into MPRRSIPLSHGKEGNRNSVHSGLESGGDYVKFSKEKYILDSSPEKLHKELEEELKLSSTDLRSHAWYHGRIPREVSESLVQRNGDFLIRDSLTSLGDYVLTCRWHNQPLHFKVNKVMVKASENYTHIQYLFEQESFDHVPALVRYYVGSRKAVSEQSGAIIYCPINRTFPLRYLEASYGLGHSKSGGPASPSSQKGGHMKRRSVTMTDGLTADKITRGEGCPTSVSLPPHRDAIRNCALSMDQIPDLHSPMSPISESPGSPAYSTVTRTNVPGIPSAGMTPASPVIRRSSEPQLCPGNGTKPLSEPSNSVHPTPCHSYRQASPSPSLNSYSDPDSGHYCQLQPPIRGSRERVAPEPPTRLGGVKSYVERLKVEEGQHLIGGRAPENGPHEGDQGGGFMLPVIEVTSSFNPTTFQSLLIPKDNKPLEMSILKKVKELLADVDAKTLARHVTKVDCLVARILGVTKEMQGLMGVCSGMELLTLPHGRQLRLDLLERFHTMSIMLAVDILGCTGSTEERAALLHKTIQLAAELRGTMGNMFSFAAVMSALDMAQISRLEQTWMTLRQRHTEGAILYEKKLKPFLKSLNEGKDSPPLSNTTFPHVLPLITLLECDAAPAEGPEPWESTEHGVEVVLAHLEAARTVAHHGGLYHTNAEVKLQGFQALPELLEVFSTEFQMRLLWGSQGAASSQALRYEKFDKVLTALSHKLEPAVRSSEL; encoded by the exons ATGCCCAGGAGAAGTATTCCTCTCTCTCATGGCAAAGAGGGCAACAGGAACAG TGTCCATAgtggtctggaatcaggaggggaCTATGTAAAG ttctcAAAGGAAAAGTACATATTGGATTCTTCTCCGGAAAAACTTCACAAAGAACTGGAGGAGGAGCTCAAACTGAGCAGCACTGACCTCCGAAGCCATGCCTGGTACCATGGCCGAATTCCCCGAGAG GTCTCAGAGAGCCTGGTTCAAAGGAATGGTGACTTCCTCATTCGTGATTCCCTAACTAGCCTAGGTGACTATGTCCTCACCTGTCGCTGGCACAACCAACCCCTGCACTTCAAGGTCAACAAGGTTATGGTGAAGGCCAGTGAGAACTATACCCATATTCAATACCTCTTTGAACAAGAGAGTTTTGATCATGTGCCTGCCTTGGTCCGCTATTATGTGGGAAGCCGCAAGGCTGTATCTGAGCAAAGTGGAGCCATTATTTACTGTCCCATCAACCGCACCTTTCCATTGCGTTACCTGGAGGCCAGCTATGGGCTTGGTCACAGCAAGTCTGGGGGTCCTGCCAGTCCCTCCAGTCAGAAGGGAGGTCATATGAAGAGGAGAAGTGTCACCATGACCGATGGATTGACAGCAGACAAGATAACCAGGGGAGAGGGCTGCCCCACCAG TGTGTCTCTGCCCCCTCACCGTGATGCCATCCGAAACTGTGCCCTCAGCATGGACCAGATCCCAGACCTGCACTCCCCCATGTCTCCCATCTCTGAGAGCCCTGGATCACCAGCTTATTCCACTG TGACTCGCACAAATGTTCCAGGCATTCCATCTGCTGGCATGACACCTGCTTCCCCTGTCATCCGCCGTTCCAGTGAACCCCAGCTGTGCCCAGGAAATGGCACCAAGCCACTCAGTGAGCCAAGCAACAGCGTCCATCCCACCCCTTGTCATAGCTATCGCCAggcctccccatccccatccctcaACAGCTACAGTGACCCAGACTCTGGCCACTACTGCCAGCTTCAGCCACCCATAAGGGGCAGCCGAGAACGTGTGGCACCTGAACCCCCAACCCGCCTTGGTGGGGTAAAGAGCTATGTAGAACGACTGAAGGTGGAAGAAGGACAGCACTTGATAGGTGGACGGGCACCAGAGAATGGACCCCATGAAGGGGACCAGGGTGGAGGCTTCATGCTGCCTGTCATAGAGGTGACTTCTTCCTTCAACCCCACCACCTTCCAGTCATTATTGATTCCCAAGGACAACAAACCATTGGAGATGAGCATCCTTAAGAAAGTGAAAGAACTGCTTGCTGATGTGGATGCCAAGACATTAGCCCGGCATGTCACCAAAGTTGACTGTCTG GTTGCTAGGATACTGGGCGTTACCAAGGAGATGCAAGGGCTCATGGGAGTCTGCTCGGGCATGGAGCTGCTAACACTCCCCCACGGTCGGCAGCTCAGACTGGACCTGCTGGAACG GTTCCACACCATGTCCATCATGCTGGCTGTAGACATCCTGGGCTGCACAGGCTCCACAGAGGAGCGGGCAGCCCTGCTGCACAAGACCATTCAGCTGGCGGCAGAGCTCCGGGGAACTATGGGCAACATGTTCAGCTTTGCAGCAGTCATGAGTGCCTTAGACATGGCCCAG ATCTCACGACTAGAGCAAACCTGGATGACTCTGCGGCAGCGACACACAGAAGGGGCCATCCTCTATGAGAAGAAGTTGAAGCCCTTCCTGAAAAGCCTCAATGAAGGCAAAG ACAGCCCCCCACTGAGCAACACAACCTTCCCTCATGTGCTACCCCTCATCACCCTTCTGGAATGTGACGCTGCACCTGCAGAGGGCCCAGAGCCTTGGGAAAGCACAGAGCATGGTGTGGAAGTCGTCCTTGCCCACTTGGAGGCTGCCCGCACTGTCGCCCATCATGGAGGCCTGTACCACACCAATGCAGAGGTCAAGCTTCAGG
- the SH2D3C gene encoding SH2 domain-containing protein 3C isoform X1: protein MTEAPKKTGKKFKFFKLKAFGSLSNLPRTFTFRRSSASVNNQTHQLPDAFENTQDDMITVPKSPGAYARSSDMYSHMGTMPRPGSKKGSGRQKEQQPHKEESSPAPSLMSRELPDIPVLISSSPEEEVGTTKRNVALCHPGPLEGSPETQHIDPRLEVGQSVGEAPKEKDTPGESVHSGLESGGDYVKFSKEKYILDSSPEKLHKELEEELKLSSTDLRSHAWYHGRIPREVSESLVQRNGDFLIRDSLTSLGDYVLTCRWHNQPLHFKVNKVMVKASENYTHIQYLFEQESFDHVPALVRYYVGSRKAVSEQSGAIIYCPINRTFPLRYLEASYGLGHSKSGGPASPSSQKGGHMKRRSVTMTDGLTADKITRGEGCPTSVSLPPHRDAIRNCALSMDQIPDLHSPMSPISESPGSPAYSTVTRTNVPGIPSAGMTPASPVIRRSSEPQLCPGNGTKPLSEPSNSVHPTPCHSYRQASPSPSLNSYSDPDSGHYCQLQPPIRGSRERVAPEPPTRLGGVKSYVERLKVEEGQHLIGGRAPENGPHEGDQGGGFMLPVIEVTSSFNPTTFQSLLIPKDNKPLEMSILKKVKELLADVDAKTLARHVTKVDCLVARILGVTKEMQGLMGVCSGMELLTLPHGRQLRLDLLERFHTMSIMLAVDILGCTGSTEERAALLHKTIQLAAELRGTMGNMFSFAAVMSALDMAQISRLEQTWMTLRQRHTEGAILYEKKLKPFLKSLNEGKDSPPLSNTTFPHVLPLITLLECDAAPAEGPEPWESTEHGVEVVLAHLEAARTVAHHGGLYHTNAEVKLQGFQALPELLEVFSTEFQMRLLWGSQGAASSQALRYEKFDKVLTALSHKLEPAVRSSEL, encoded by the exons ATGACCGAGGCTCCCAAGAAGACGGGGAAGAAATTCA AGTTCTTCAAGTTAAAGGCCTTCGGAAGTCTTTCTAATCTTCCCCGGACCTTTACCTTCCGACGTTCCTCAGCTTCGGTTAATAACCAGACTCACCAGCTGCCAGATGCCTTTGAGAACACACAAGATGATATGATCACTGTACCCAAGAGCCCCGGGGCTTATGCCCGTTCCAGTGACATGTACAGTCACATGGGCACTATGCCTCGGCCAGGGTCTAAGAAAGGCAGTGGTCGCCAGAAGGAACAGCAGCCCCACAAAGAGGAAAGCTCCCCTGCTCCTAGTCTGATGTCCCGGGAGCTGCCTGACATCCCAGTCCTCATCTCCTCCTCACCAGAAGAGGAAGTGGGTACTACCAAGCGAAATGTTGCCCTGTGTCATCCAGGGCCCTTGGAGGGCTCCCCAGAAACACAGCACATAGACCCTAGATTGGAGGTTGGACAGTCCGTGGGAGAAGCTCCCAAAGAGAAAGATACTCCAGGAGAAAG TGTCCATAgtggtctggaatcaggaggggaCTATGTAAAG ttctcAAAGGAAAAGTACATATTGGATTCTTCTCCGGAAAAACTTCACAAAGAACTGGAGGAGGAGCTCAAACTGAGCAGCACTGACCTCCGAAGCCATGCCTGGTACCATGGCCGAATTCCCCGAGAG GTCTCAGAGAGCCTGGTTCAAAGGAATGGTGACTTCCTCATTCGTGATTCCCTAACTAGCCTAGGTGACTATGTCCTCACCTGTCGCTGGCACAACCAACCCCTGCACTTCAAGGTCAACAAGGTTATGGTGAAGGCCAGTGAGAACTATACCCATATTCAATACCTCTTTGAACAAGAGAGTTTTGATCATGTGCCTGCCTTGGTCCGCTATTATGTGGGAAGCCGCAAGGCTGTATCTGAGCAAAGTGGAGCCATTATTTACTGTCCCATCAACCGCACCTTTCCATTGCGTTACCTGGAGGCCAGCTATGGGCTTGGTCACAGCAAGTCTGGGGGTCCTGCCAGTCCCTCCAGTCAGAAGGGAGGTCATATGAAGAGGAGAAGTGTCACCATGACCGATGGATTGACAGCAGACAAGATAACCAGGGGAGAGGGCTGCCCCACCAG TGTGTCTCTGCCCCCTCACCGTGATGCCATCCGAAACTGTGCCCTCAGCATGGACCAGATCCCAGACCTGCACTCCCCCATGTCTCCCATCTCTGAGAGCCCTGGATCACCAGCTTATTCCACTG TGACTCGCACAAATGTTCCAGGCATTCCATCTGCTGGCATGACACCTGCTTCCCCTGTCATCCGCCGTTCCAGTGAACCCCAGCTGTGCCCAGGAAATGGCACCAAGCCACTCAGTGAGCCAAGCAACAGCGTCCATCCCACCCCTTGTCATAGCTATCGCCAggcctccccatccccatccctcaACAGCTACAGTGACCCAGACTCTGGCCACTACTGCCAGCTTCAGCCACCCATAAGGGGCAGCCGAGAACGTGTGGCACCTGAACCCCCAACCCGCCTTGGTGGGGTAAAGAGCTATGTAGAACGACTGAAGGTGGAAGAAGGACAGCACTTGATAGGTGGACGGGCACCAGAGAATGGACCCCATGAAGGGGACCAGGGTGGAGGCTTCATGCTGCCTGTCATAGAGGTGACTTCTTCCTTCAACCCCACCACCTTCCAGTCATTATTGATTCCCAAGGACAACAAACCATTGGAGATGAGCATCCTTAAGAAAGTGAAAGAACTGCTTGCTGATGTGGATGCCAAGACATTAGCCCGGCATGTCACCAAAGTTGACTGTCTG GTTGCTAGGATACTGGGCGTTACCAAGGAGATGCAAGGGCTCATGGGAGTCTGCTCGGGCATGGAGCTGCTAACACTCCCCCACGGTCGGCAGCTCAGACTGGACCTGCTGGAACG GTTCCACACCATGTCCATCATGCTGGCTGTAGACATCCTGGGCTGCACAGGCTCCACAGAGGAGCGGGCAGCCCTGCTGCACAAGACCATTCAGCTGGCGGCAGAGCTCCGGGGAACTATGGGCAACATGTTCAGCTTTGCAGCAGTCATGAGTGCCTTAGACATGGCCCAG ATCTCACGACTAGAGCAAACCTGGATGACTCTGCGGCAGCGACACACAGAAGGGGCCATCCTCTATGAGAAGAAGTTGAAGCCCTTCCTGAAAAGCCTCAATGAAGGCAAAG ACAGCCCCCCACTGAGCAACACAACCTTCCCTCATGTGCTACCCCTCATCACCCTTCTGGAATGTGACGCTGCACCTGCAGAGGGCCCAGAGCCTTGGGAAAGCACAGAGCATGGTGTGGAAGTCGTCCTTGCCCACTTGGAGGCTGCCCGCACTGTCGCCCATCATGGAGGCCTGTACCACACCAATGCAGAGGTCAAGCTTCAGG